The Pyrococcus horikoshii OT3 genome includes a window with the following:
- the ppcA gene encoding phosphoenolpyruvate carboxylase — protein sequence MIPRIMSTQHPDNYSIPFFASSPILGGEDEITEAFYAFSVLGADEQMWDFEGKEVDEFVVKKLLERYPTFFKENILGEDLRLTPRVPNPSVEKAEAKLLLETLQGITRAADYARVFYLDNIAPIFEVILPMTTSLAEMLRVHELYRKIVSLSGEVIYDVTVKEWIGEFYPKEINVIPLFETKVALLKSGRIIREYIGRKRPEYLRVFFARSDPAMNYGLLSAVTYVKKALEQVGEVEEETSTPIYPIIGVGSPPFRGGMRPENVKKVLKEYPSVQTYTIQSSFKYDHPTKDVVKAVEIVKSKKREAPDPLDIPEFIQLYEIEYQKQLKILAPYIRNIVTRIPDRRKRKLHIGLFGYSRNVGGLSLPRVIKFTASLYSIGLPPELLGLNELSDNQLDSISEYYKNLYDDLEFAMRFFSFKVAERVGLRELSEKVKEFKPDIDDEYVREAELVFRGQGDVMKLAQIRGFLG from the coding sequence ATGATACCTAGAATAATGAGTACTCAACATCCTGACAACTACTCGATACCATTCTTTGCAAGTTCACCCATACTCGGAGGGGAGGATGAGATAACTGAAGCCTTCTATGCCTTTAGTGTTCTCGGAGCAGATGAACAAATGTGGGATTTCGAAGGAAAAGAGGTTGACGAGTTTGTCGTTAAGAAATTACTTGAGAGGTATCCAACATTTTTTAAAGAAAATATCTTGGGCGAGGACTTAAGGTTAACGCCTAGGGTTCCAAACCCAAGCGTTGAGAAGGCGGAGGCTAAGCTGTTACTTGAAACCTTGCAAGGAATAACTAGGGCTGCTGACTATGCGAGGGTTTTCTACCTTGATAACATAGCTCCAATCTTTGAGGTAATACTCCCAATGACAACGAGTTTAGCCGAGATGTTAAGAGTTCATGAGCTTTATAGGAAGATAGTCTCCCTCTCAGGGGAGGTAATATATGACGTAACCGTTAAGGAATGGATAGGTGAATTTTATCCAAAAGAGATAAATGTTATACCTCTTTTTGAGACAAAAGTTGCCTTGTTAAAGTCTGGAAGGATAATTAGGGAGTACATAGGAAGGAAAAGGCCAGAATACTTGAGAGTCTTCTTTGCAAGGAGCGACCCTGCGATGAACTACGGTCTCCTTTCCGCTGTAACATACGTTAAGAAGGCCCTTGAGCAGGTCGGCGAGGTCGAGGAGGAGACCTCAACCCCTATATATCCAATAATTGGGGTAGGAAGCCCACCGTTTAGAGGTGGGATGAGGCCGGAGAACGTTAAAAAAGTTCTCAAGGAGTATCCAAGCGTTCAGACATATACAATCCAGAGTAGCTTCAAATATGACCATCCAACTAAGGATGTCGTGAAGGCCGTGGAAATCGTTAAGTCGAAAAAGCGTGAAGCTCCCGACCCTTTGGATATTCCAGAATTCATTCAGCTCTATGAGATAGAATACCAGAAGCAACTCAAAATTTTAGCTCCCTATATAAGGAACATCGTCACGAGGATCCCTGACAGAAGAAAAAGAAAGCTTCACATTGGACTCTTTGGATATTCCAGGAATGTAGGCGGTTTATCTCTTCCAAGGGTTATAAAGTTCACGGCTTCTCTGTACTCTATTGGACTTCCTCCTGAGCTACTTGGACTTAATGAGTTAAGTGATAACCAACTCGATAGTATATCTGAATACTACAAAAACTTATATGATGACCTAGAGTTTGCCATGAGGTTCTTCAGCTTTAAAGTTGCCGAGAGAGTTGGTCTTAGGGAATTGTCTGAGAAAGTTAAAGAATTTAAGCCCGACATAGATGATGAGTATGTAAGGGAAGCGGAACTAGTGTTTAGGGGACAGGGGGATGTTATGAAGTTGGCCCAAATTAGGGGATTCCTGGGATGA
- the thsB gene encoding thermosome subunit beta: MAQLAGQPILILPEGTQRYVGRDAQRMNILAARIIAETVRTTLGPKGMDKMLVDSLGDIVITNDGATILDEMDIQHPAAKMMVEVAKTQDKEAGDGTTTAVVIAGELLKKAEELLDQNIHPSIIIKGYTLASQKAQEILDSIAKEVKPDDEEVLLKAAMTAITGKAAEEEREYLAKLAVEAVKLVAEEKDGKLKVDIDNIKLEKKEGGAVRDTRLIRGVVIDKEVVHPGMPKRIENAKIALINDALEVKETETDAEIRITSPEQLQAFLEQEEKMLKEMVDKIKEVGANVVFVQKGIDDLAQHYLAKYGILAVRRVKKSDMEKLAKATGAKIVTNIRDLTPEDLGEAELVEERKVAGENMIFVEGCKNPKAVTILIRGGTEHVVDEVERALEDAIKVVKDILEDGKIIAGGGASEIELSIKLDEYAKEVGGKEQLAIEAFAEALKVIPRTLAENAGLDPIETLVKVIAAHKEKGQTIGIDVYEGEPADMMERGVIEPVRVKKQAIKSASEAAIMILRIDDVIAASKLEKEKEGEKGGGSEEFSGSSDLD, from the coding sequence ATGGCACAGTTAGCAGGTCAACCAATTCTGATTTTACCTGAAGGAACCCAAAGGTATGTTGGTAGAGATGCTCAGAGAATGAACATTCTCGCAGCTAGAATAATAGCTGAAACCGTAAGAACAACACTCGGTCCGAAGGGAATGGATAAGATGCTCGTTGACAGCCTTGGTGACATTGTAATTACAAATGACGGTGCTACAATTCTCGATGAGATGGATATCCAGCACCCAGCAGCTAAGATGATGGTCGAGGTTGCAAAGACCCAGGACAAGGAGGCCGGTGATGGAACAACTACAGCAGTAGTTATTGCTGGTGAGCTCTTAAAGAAGGCTGAAGAATTACTTGACCAGAACATTCACCCAAGCATAATCATCAAGGGATACACCTTAGCATCTCAAAAGGCCCAGGAGATACTTGACAGCATAGCCAAGGAAGTCAAGCCTGACGATGAGGAGGTTCTCCTTAAAGCGGCAATGACAGCAATAACCGGTAAAGCGGCCGAGGAGGAGAGGGAGTACTTAGCTAAGCTCGCAGTCGAGGCCGTTAAGCTAGTCGCAGAGGAGAAGGATGGTAAGCTTAAGGTTGACATTGACAACATCAAGCTCGAGAAGAAGGAAGGTGGGGCTGTCAGAGACACAAGGTTAATTAGAGGTGTAGTCATTGACAAGGAGGTAGTTCACCCAGGAATGCCAAAGAGAATTGAGAACGCTAAGATTGCACTCATTAACGATGCCCTTGAAGTCAAGGAGACCGAGACAGATGCTGAGATAAGAATTACCAGCCCAGAGCAGCTCCAGGCCTTCCTAGAGCAAGAGGAGAAGATGCTCAAAGAGATGGTCGACAAGATCAAGGAGGTCGGAGCTAACGTAGTGTTCGTCCAGAAGGGAATTGACGACCTAGCCCAGCACTACCTAGCTAAGTACGGAATATTGGCCGTAAGAAGGGTTAAGAAGAGTGACATGGAGAAGCTTGCTAAGGCCACTGGAGCTAAGATCGTAACCAACATCAGGGATCTCACACCAGAGGACCTCGGTGAAGCAGAACTCGTAGAAGAGAGAAAGGTTGCTGGAGAGAACATGATCTTCGTCGAGGGCTGCAAGAACCCCAAGGCCGTGACGATACTCATCAGGGGTGGAACTGAGCACGTAGTTGACGAAGTCGAGAGGGCCCTTGAGGATGCCATTAAGGTAGTCAAGGACATACTTGAGGATGGAAAGATAATCGCAGGTGGAGGTGCTAGTGAAATAGAGCTCAGCATCAAGCTCGACGAGTACGCAAAGGAAGTCGGTGGCAAGGAGCAGTTAGCTATCGAAGCCTTCGCAGAGGCCCTCAAGGTTATTCCAAGGACACTAGCTGAGAATGCTGGTCTCGATCCAATTGAGACACTAGTTAAGGTCATCGCTGCCCACAAGGAGAAGGGACAAACCATAGGTATCGACGTCTATGAGGGTGAGCCAGCTGATATGATGGAGAGGGGAGTCATCGAGCCTGTGAGAGTCAAGAAGCAGGCTATTAAGAGTGCCAGTGAAGCTGCTATAATGATACTCAGAATCGACGATGTCATCGCAGCCAGCAAGCTCGAGAAGGAGAAGGAAGGAGAGAAGGGAGGAGGAAGCGAGGAATTCAGCGGTAGTAGCGACCTAGACTGA